A single region of the Rhodococcus sp. W8901 genome encodes:
- the istB gene encoding IS21-like element helper ATPase IstB, giving the protein MTTTPTTVDTAPAPGTAQAASLYQRLRGHLATLKLHDAAEALPSVLDRAQKDGLSMTATLEELLSIEVDATEARRLAGRLRFACLPTPASLEDFDFDSAPGVDRRLIAELGTCRYLETATNVLLIGPPGVGKTHLSVGLARAAAHAGYRTYFTTAADLAARCHRAAIEGRWATTMRFYAGPTLLVIDELGYLPLPGEAASALFQVVAQRYLKTSIVITTNRGVGEWGEVLGDTTVAAAMLDRLLHRSVVLNLDGDSYRLRDHHARAEKLRKTVTGTRQPLQ; this is encoded by the coding sequence ATGACCACCACACCCACCACCGTCGACACTGCCCCGGCGCCAGGCACCGCGCAGGCGGCGAGCCTCTACCAACGCCTCCGTGGACACCTGGCGACGCTGAAACTGCACGACGCCGCCGAAGCGCTGCCGTCGGTTCTCGATCGCGCGCAGAAGGACGGCCTGTCGATGACCGCAACCCTCGAGGAGTTGTTGTCGATCGAGGTCGACGCCACCGAAGCCCGTCGCCTGGCCGGGCGGCTGCGGTTCGCGTGCCTGCCCACCCCGGCCTCGCTCGAGGACTTCGACTTCGATTCCGCACCCGGTGTCGACCGGCGGTTGATCGCCGAGCTCGGCACCTGCCGCTACCTCGAGACTGCGACGAATGTGCTGCTCATCGGCCCGCCTGGGGTCGGGAAGACACACCTGTCGGTCGGACTCGCCCGCGCCGCGGCGCACGCCGGCTACCGCACCTACTTCACCACCGCCGCAGATCTCGCCGCCCGATGCCATCGGGCGGCGATCGAGGGCAGGTGGGCGACGACAATGCGGTTCTACGCCGGGCCGACGCTGCTGGTGATCGACGAACTCGGCTACCTGCCACTGCCGGGCGAAGCGGCATCGGCGTTGTTTCAGGTTGTCGCACAACGATATCTGAAGACATCGATCGTCATCACCACCAACCGCGGTGTCGGTGAGTGGGGTGAGGTCCTCGGCGACACCACCGTCGCCGCCGCGATGCTCGACCGGCTCCTGCACCGCTCCGTCGTGCTCAATCTCGACGGCGACTCCTACCGCCTGCGTGACCACCACGCCCGCGCCGAAAAGCTCCGCAAGACCGTCACCGGAACCCGGCAACCGTTACAGTGA